A genomic segment from Aspergillus puulaauensis MK2 DNA, chromosome 1, nearly complete sequence encodes:
- a CDS encoding uncharacterized protein (COG:K;~EggNog:ENOG410Q2S7;~InterPro:IPR036864,IPR007219,IPR001138;~PFAM:PF00172,PF04082;~TransMembrane:1 (o747-767i);~go_function: GO:0000981 - DNA-binding transcription factor activity, RNA polymerase II-specific [Evidence IEA];~go_function: GO:0003677 - DNA binding [Evidence IEA];~go_function: GO:0008270 - zinc ion binding [Evidence IEA];~go_process: GO:0006351 - transcription, DNA-templated [Evidence IEA];~go_process: GO:0006355 - regulation of transcription, DNA-templated [Evidence IEA]), with product MASSHQGNGSAQPRAHLALDDPPPEKRRWRRNRIACDSCHARRVRCDRQFPCARCLRSEINCEFTRERRKRGRIARSKLAEMGKNKPGDEGSEKTTPSKPANGRPSDAAVTDVDVLPPLQNASPTSTFHPRSPPTNAPTVSAPSVDERRSQVDPQHSAKRTDPGENMTEEWLAGTHVSPGSYEFLNGPGFGEGPFPRMFDVWNGVDLAAYSAATSQGSKATNGTAPSAATGPLKYPVLQPLMPFVEAALPRKLVFDLLDLYFTSAFSTHMHPVCHHIHCYVLRKDSFLSKDAPRHSSPALLSSMLWVAALDDRAFSLPISPPQRKRICQFLCALTLRLLRPLIHVSFKDQGGAAAAVAAAAAAATNDPAFAGVGQELPPTTVHHPFEGGGDDRGLVGPAGSLDDVITYIHVASIISSSEQKAASMRWWHAAFTLARELKLNQEIEVMPNGEGHAEGSSPPFGYTLPGWDGADPGPVFDYSNPTRSSLNCVCDRQESNTITEEHREERRRTWWLLYIMDRHLALCYNRPLALLDAESEDLLLPLDEGSWQAGVIHSNSPKPDGPQCLLSADKNKRRLFPNFICHDHSVFGFFLPLMTITGELIDLNQARNHPMLGMRLNGKDAWNVHVSEVLRQLEIYKASLTTFAATTSDPEAPLSSTYTHATPDQLPAEPSLSQAYAWHTQTVISYASYLVHVLHILLVGKWDPVSLIEDKDFWTSSPAFASTISHALDAADSVDQILRFDPDISFMPYFFGIQLLQGSFLLLLIVERLQKEAGEGILNACEVMIRATESCVVTLNTEYQRNFRQVMRSAVAQARGRPVNHSEIRHRRKAVLALYRWTRKGTGLAL from the coding sequence ATGGCGTCCTCCCACCAGGGGAACGGGTCCGCCCAGCCCAGGGCGCATCTCGCTCTCGACGATCCACCCCCAGAAAAGCGCCGATGGAGGCGTAACCGTATAGCCTGCGATTCCTGTCATGCCCGGCGCGTGCGATGCGACCGCCAGTTCCCCTGCGCGCGCTGCCTCCGCAGTGAGATCAACTGTGAATTCACCCGCGAGCGCCGGAAACGAGGCCGCATCGCACGCTCCAAGCTGGCTGAGATGGGCAAGAATAAACCCGGCGATGAAGGCTCTGAGAAGACAACACCGTCGAAGCCTGCGAATGGGCGTCCATCGGATGCCGCCGTGACGGACGTTGAtgtcctccctcctctccagaATGCCTCCCCGACCTCCACTTTCCATCCCCGGTCGCCGCCAACGAACGCTCCCACCGTCTCCGCACCGAGTGTCGACGAGCGCCGGTCGCAGGTCGACCCGCAGCATTCTGCGAAAAGAACCGACCCTGGAGAGAACATGACCGAGGAATGGCTCGCGGGAACACATGTATCGCCGGGCTCGTATGAGTTCCTGAATGGGCCGGGATTTGGCGAGGGTCCATTCCCTCGCATGTTCGATGTGTGGAATGGGGTCGATTTGGCCGCCTACAGTGCTGCTACTTCGCAAGGGTCAAAGGCGACAAATGGAACAGCTCCATCGGCAGCTACAGGACCCCTCAAGTATCCGGTTCTCCAGCCATTGATGCCGTTTGTCGAGGCGGCATTGCCTCGGAAGCTGGTTTTTGATCTGCTCGACTTGTATTTTACCAGCGCGTTTTCCACGCACATGCACCCCGTTTGCCATCATATTCATTGCTACGTCCTGCGCAAAGATTCCTTCCTGAGCAAGGATGCGCCGCGGCATAGCAGTCCCGCTTTGCTCTCGAGTATGCTTTGGGTAGCTGCCCTGGACGACAGGGCTTTCTCACTGCCTATTTCCCCGCCCCAGCGGAAGAGAATATGCCAATTCCTCTGCGCTCTTACACTCCGGCTACTACGACCTCTGATTCACGTTTCCTTCAAAGACCAAGGGGGCGCTGCCGCAGCggttgcagcagctgctgcggccGCCACAAATGACCCAGCGTTTGCCGGCGTTGGTCAGGAACTCCCGCCGACTACGGTCCATCACCCTTTTGAAGGAGGAGGTGATGACCGAGGACTCGTCGGACCTGCGGGATCCCTCGACGATGTCATTACTTACATCCATGTGGCTTCTATAATCTCATCTAGCGAGCAAAAGGCCGCTAGTATGCGATGGTGGCATGCTGCATTTACCCTGGCTAGAGAGCTTAAGCTGAATCAGGAGATCGAGGTTATGCCAAATGGCGAAGGACACGCTGAGGGATCGAGTCCGCCCTTTGGCTACACTCTACCTGGatgggatggcgctgacCCAGGCCCCGTGTTTGACTATTCAAACCCAACTCGATCGAGTTTGAACTGTGTCTGCGACCGCCAGGAAAGCAATACCATCACCGAAGAGCATCGCGAAGAGCGACGCCGCACGTGGTGGCTTCTGTACATTATGGACCGCCACCTCGCACTCTGCTACAACCGCcctctggctctgctggaCGCTGAAAGCGAGGATCTCCTGCTGCCACTTGATGAGGGATCATGGCAGGCAGGCGtcatccacagcaacagcccaaaGCCCGATGGGCCCCAATGTCTGCTTTCTGCCGACAAGAACAAGCGTCGCCTGTTCCCCAACTTCATCTGCCATGACCATTCCGTCTTTGGCTTTTTCCTCCCCCTCATGACCATTACCGGGGAACTCATCGACCTGAACCAAGCGAGGAACCATCCGATGCTTGGCATGCGACTTAACGGCAAGGACGCGTGGAATGTCCATGTAAGCGAAGTTCTTCGCCAGCTCGAGATCTACAAGGCTAGTCTCACAACCTTCGCCGCGACGACGTCCGATCCAGAGGCGCCACTTTCGTCCACTTACACGCACGCAACACCCGACCAACTCCCAGCCGAGCCATCCCTCTCTCAGGCCTACGCATGGCACACGCAAACTGTAATCTCATATGCTTCGTATCTCGTGCACGTGCTCCACATTCTGCTGGTGGGCAAGTGGGACCCCGTGTCCCTGATCGAGGACAAGGACTTTTGGACCTCGTCCCCCGCATTTGCATCGACCATCTCGCACGCGCTGGACGCGGCGGACTCGGTCGACCAAATCCTCCGCTTCGATCCCGACATTAGTTTCATGCCCTACTTCTTCGGGATCCAGTTACTGCAAGGgagcttccttctcctgtTGATCGTTGAGCGGCTGCAGAAGGAGGCCGGGGAGGGCATCCTCAATGCATGCGAGGTGATGATCCGAGCCACAGAGTCGTGTGTGGTGACCTTGAACACAGAATATCAGAGAAATTTCCGACAGGTCATGCGCAGTGCCGTTGCCCAGGCGCGGGGGAGGCCAGTCAACCACAGCGAGATCCGCCACCGGCGCAAGGCCGTGCTAGCGCTGTATCGGTGGACGAGGAAGGGCACTGGGTTGGCTCTCTGA
- a CDS encoding uncharacterized protein (COG:Q;~EggNog:ENOG410PQ3Q;~InterPro:IPR036291,IPR002347;~PFAM:PF00106,PF13561;~go_process: GO:0055114 - oxidation-reduction process [Evidence IEA]) codes for MDISGIIALLRTKLTLPHPSQTKDKTVLITGANTGLGREAARHALALGAATVILGVRTLSKGEDAKADIESSTGKTGRVLVWPVDLESFASVKAFADRVKEHVAGGGRLDIAIMNAGLASMEWAVTGDGWERQIQVNVLSTALLCLELLPLLLKTGDRPHLTIVASDIHRTVKFEERSADHILSALNDHSQWEKSQTIGGAGERYAVSKLLDIFISTELARLAPRDESGNPLVIVNSLTPGFCKSDLLTREKAPLLLRMVQSVVARTVEEGSKTFLHAATQGSETHGLWLEHQAIADPGKNVTAPAQRAVGEKVWGEIVAVLKEVDSGIQTEY; via the exons ATGGACATCAGCGGAATCATCGCGTTGCTACGCACAAAGCTCACCCTCCCCCATCCCTCCCAAACCAAGGACAAGACAGTCCTGATTACAGGCGCAAACACCGGTCTGGGCCGGGAAGCCGCTCGACATGCTCTAGCCCTCGGCGCTGCAACAGTCATCCTGGGCGTGCGAACGCTCTCCAAAGGCGAAGACGCAAAAGCCGATATCGAATCCAGTACTGGGAAAACAGGTCGTGTTCTCGTATGGCCGGTCGATTTGGAGTCGTTTGCGAGCGTCAAGGCCTTTGCGGACAGAGTCAAAGAGCATGTCGCTGGTGGAGGGAGACTGGATATCGCGATTATGAATGCGGGGCTTGCGTCAATGGAGTGGGCGGTTAcgggggatggatgggagaggCAGATCCAGGTGAATGTGCTGTCGACGGCGCTGCTTTGTCTGGAGTTGCTTCCGTTGTTGCTGAAGACGGGGGATCGGCCGCATCTGACAATTGTCGCGAGTGATATCCACCGGACGGTGAAGTTTGAGGAGCGCTCTGCGGATCATATTCTTTCAGCTCTGAATGACCACAGTCAGTGGGAGAAGTCGCAGACGATAGGAGGTGCCGGGGAGCGATACGCGGTATCGAAGCTGctggatatcttcatctcGACGGAACTGGCTCGATTGGCGCCCCGTGACGAGAGTGGGAATCCGCTGGTTATTGTGAATAGTCTGACGCCCGGGTTCTGCAAGTCGGATCTTCTGACAAGGGAGAAGGCGccgttgctgttgaggatGGTGCAGAGCGTTGTTGCGAggacggtggaggaggggagtAAGACATTTTTGCACGCAGCTACCCAGGGGAGCGAGACTCAtgggctgtggctggagCATCAGGCGATTGCAGA TCCTGGGAAGAATGTCACCGCTCCTGCTCAGCGGGCTGTAGGGGAAAAGGTCTGGGGGGAGATCGTTGCGGTGTTGAAGGAGGTAGATTCGGGGATTCAGACGGAGTATTGA
- a CDS encoding enolase (COG:G;~EggNog:ENOG410PFRB;~InterPro:IPR036849,IPR000941,IPR020811,IPR020810, IPR020809,IPR029017;~PFAM:PF03952,PF00113,PF13378;~go_component: GO:0000015 - phosphopyruvate hydratase complex [Evidence IEA];~go_function: GO:0000287 - magnesium ion binding [Evidence IEA];~go_function: GO:0004634 - phosphopyruvate hydratase activity [Evidence IEA];~go_process: GO:0006096 - glycolytic process [Evidence IEA]), whose translation MANHTAHISAITASQRLDSRGKPTIQVTVTTGAGPSTALVPSGASVGDYEAHELRDGNASNYSGNSVHQAVQNVERVIAPELIKQRFNVGEDMAKIDRFMIQLDGSRNKSRLGANAILGVSMACARAGAALKGVPLYEFLRKEAGITRPYLLPVPFFNVLNGGKHSGNTMAFQEFMIAPIGAESVTHAVQLGSEVYQALKSVITEKHGASAIGVGDEGGFAPPITEPSEALDLLTAAVKRAGHEGKIKFAIDPASSEFYSEGKYDLGFKSKTPCRLSASALADLYRSLTDKYPIILLEDPFAEDDWAAWSAFNQDCPIELVGDDLLATNIERIETAKEKDACNSLLLKINQIGTITESMEAAKKAFSYGWRVFVSHRSGETTDDFIADLTVSLSTGHLKSGSPCRGERVVKYNRLMDIEDRLNVFGEPHEYAGRELSL comes from the exons ATGGCAAACCACACCGCACATATCTCCGCCATAACAGCCTCCCAGCGCCTCGACTCCAGAGGAAAACCAACAATCCAAGTCACAGTAACAACAGGAGCCG GACCATCCACCGCCCTCGTCCCCTCAGGCGCCTCAGTCGGCGACTACGAAGCCCACGAGCTCCGCGACGGCAATGCATCCAATTACAGTGGAAACAGCGTCCACCAGGCCGTTCAGAACGTGGAAAGAGTCATTGCTCCGGAACTGATCAAGCAGCGGTTCAATGTCGGCGAGGACATGGCCAAGATCGATCGCTTCATGATCCAGCTCGACGGGAGCAGGAATAAGAGCCGGCTGGGCGCGAATGCGATTCTGGGTGTTAGTATGGCTTGTGCCAGGGCTGGTGCTGCGTTGAAG GGCGTCCCGCTGTATGAGTTCCTGCGAAAAGAAGCGGGAATCACAAGGCCGTATCTACTCCCCGTGCCGTTCTTCAATGTTCTCAACGGCGGGAAACATTCTGGGAATACGATGGCGTTCCAGGAGTTCATGATTGCGCCTATTGGGGCGGAGTCGGTGACTCATGCTGTTCAGCTGGGCAGTGAGGTGTACCAGGCCTTGAAGTCTGTGATTACCGAGAAGCACGGGGCGTCTG ccattggtgttggtgatgagGGCGGATTCGCGCCGCCGATTACTGAGCCCTCTGAGGCACTGGACCTTCTAACAGCAGCTGTTAAAAGGGCAGGGCACGAGGGGAAGATCAAATTCGCAATTGACCCCGCCTCGTCGGAATTCTACAGCGAGGGGAAATATGATCTGGGCTTTAAGAGTAAGACGCCGTGCCGGCTGTCTGCGAGCGCTCTGGCCGATTTATACCGCTCGTTGACGGACAAGTatcccatcatcctcctggAAGACCCATTTGCGGAAGACGACTGGGCGGCCTGGAGTGCGTTTAATCAAGATTGTCCGATTGAACTAGTCGGAGATGATCTGCTGGCAACGAATATCGAACGGATTGAAACTGCcaaagagaaggatgcgTGTAATTCGTTGCTGCTGAAGATCAACCAGATTGGGACCATCACTGAGTCGATGGAAGC TGCCAAAAAAGCATTCAGCTATGGCTGGCGGGTGTTTGTCTCGCATCGTTCGGGTGAGACCACGGACGACTTTATTGCGGACTTGACTGTTTCGTTGTCTACTGGGCATTTGAAGTCTGGGAGTCCTTGTCGAGGGGAGCGGGTGGTCAAGTACAACCGGCTTATGGATATTGAAGACCGGCTGAACGTTTTTGGTGAACCTCATGAGTATGCAGGGCGTGAATTGAGTCTGTAG